Proteins from a single region of Corvus moneduloides isolate bCorMon1 chromosome 19, bCorMon1.pri, whole genome shotgun sequence:
- the RAB11FIP4 gene encoding rab11 family-interacting protein 4 isoform X4, translating to MTLAQQEVHHESDMDSAIESAQSSEASDVCRSEDKDGVLSGLFLPGDKSSPHNPSAASDLSTYSTASLISNEEQFEDYGEGDDVDFTPSSPCPDDETRTNTYSDLGSSVSSSAGQTPRKMRHVYNSELLDVYCSQCCKKINLLNDLEARLKNLKANSPNRKISSTAFGRQLFHNSNFSSSNGSTEDLFRDSIDSCDNDITEKVTYLEKKVTELENDSLTNGDLKSKLKQENTQLVHRVHELEELLKDQETSAEQTLEEEIKRHREAYSKYEKEKGTEIELLNTRVQQLEEENGDLKSTVTRLKSQTERLDEERQRMSDRLEDTSLRLKDEMDLYKRMMDKLRQNRLEFNKEREATQELIEDLRKELEHLQLYKLECERPGRGRSSSSSLSEFNAKTREVEMEHEIKRLKQENQKLRDQNDDLNGQILSLSLYEAKNLFATQTKAQSLAAEIDSASRDELMEALKEQEEINYRLRQYMDKIILAILDHNPSILEIKN from the exons ATGactctggcacagcaggaggttCACCATGAGTCTGACATGGACAGTGCCATCGAGAGTGCCCAGAGCTCGGAGGCCTCGGATGTCTGTCGGAGCGAGGACAAGGACGGGGTGCTCAGTGGCCTCTTCCTGCCCGGTGACAA GTCAAGTCCTCACAACCCTTCTGCAGCATCTGACCTCTCCACTTACTCCACCGCCTCCCTGATCAGTAACGAAGAACAGTTTGAAGACTATGGGGAAGGAGATGATGTGGATTTTACTCCCAGTAGCCCATGCCCTGATGATGAGACCAGAACCAACACCTACTCTGACCTTGGCTCATCTGTATCTTCCAG TGCTGGCCAAACCCCCCGAAAAATGAGACATGTTTATAACAGCGAGTTACTGGATGTTTACTGCTCACAGTGCTGCAAAAAGATAAATCTTCTCAACGATTTGGAAGCCAGGCTGAAAAACTTGAAAGCAAACAG CCCTAACAGGAAAATATCAAGCACAGCTTTTGGCAG ACAACTCTTCCACAACAGTAACTTCAGCAGCAGTAATGGCAGCACAGAAGACTTGTTCAGAGACAGTATAGACTCCTGTGATAATGATATCACTGAAAAG GTAACTTACCTAGAGAAGAAGGTGACAGAACTGGAGAACGATAGCCTGACAAATGGTGACCTGAAGAGCAAACTGAAACAAGAGAACACACAGCTGGTTCACAG AGTTCATGAGCTAGAGGAACTACTGAAAGACCAAGAAACATCAGCAGAACAGACCCTGGAAGAAGAGATAAAGAGACATAGGGAAGCTTACAGCAAgtatgaaaaagagaaaggcacCGAAATTGAACTTCTAAATACAAG GGTTCAGcaactggaagaagaaaatggtgATCTGAAAAGCACTGTCACACGGCTGAAATCCCAAACGGAGAGATTAGATGAG GAGAGGCAGCGCATGTCAGATAGGTTGGAAGACACAAGTCTGCGACTGAAGGATGAGATGGATTTGTACAAGAGGATGATGGACAAGCTGCGGCAGAACAGGCTGGAATTCAACAAGGAGAGGGAAGCCACACAGGAG CTCATCGAAGACCTGCGGAAGGAACTGGAGCACTTGCAGCTGTACAAGCTGGAATGTGAACGTCCTGGACGAGGGAGAAGCTCTTCCTCCAGCCTGAGTGAATTCAATGCCAAAACCAGAGAGGTGGAAATGGAGCATGAAATAAAACGGCTGAAGCAG GAGAATCAGAAACTTCGTGACCAAAATGATGATCTTAATGGACAGATTCTGAGTCTTAGTCTTTATGAAGCTAAAAACCTCTTTGCAACTCAAACAAAAGCCCAGTCATTGGCTGCTGAAATCGATTCTGCATCGAGAGATGAG